A stretch of the Aegilops tauschii subsp. strangulata cultivar AL8/78 chromosome 4, Aet v6.0, whole genome shotgun sequence genome encodes the following:
- the LOC109760053 gene encoding uncharacterized protein — translation MSPVPSPNQSHLLGHGSRKEKRMRKVDTFAPHNDGHQWRKYGEKKINNCNFPRYYYRCTYKDNMNCPATKQIQQKDHSDPPLYQVTYYNEHSCNSAFLALTPTEFQLQTASGKAVSICFDSSGAQEPGANASSPSSSAAPRGTPSECKNKPLALRSEALSSWAPGVVEQKTACADLQSCSTECQDAYISEDIDAGRFGSIRFFHFL, via the exons ATGTCTCCCGTGCCGAGCCCAAATCAATCACACCTTCTAGGCCATGGATCAAG GAAAGAGAAGCGCATGAGGAAGGTGGATACCTTTGCGCCGCACAACGACGGCCACCAATGGAGGAAGTACGGCGAGAAGAAGATCAACAACTGCAACTTTCCCAG GTACTACTACAGATGCACCTACAAAGACAACATGAACTGCCCGGCCACCAAACAGATTCAGCAGAAGGATCACAGCGACCCCCCATTGTACCAAGTCACATACTACAACGAGCATTCATGCAACAGCGCCTTCCTTGCCCTCACCCCCACAGAGTTCCAGCTGCAGACCGCATCTGGAAAGGCAGTCTCCATCTGCTTTGATTCATCCGGGGCTCAGGAGCCCGGAGCCAATGCCAGCTCGCCATCTTCGAGTGCGGCGCCACGCGGCACGCCTTCAGAGTGCAAGAACAAGCCCCTTGCGCTGCGTTCAGAGGCGCTTTCTTCCTGGGCCCCCGGCGTTGTGGAGCAAAAGACGGCCTGTGCTGATCTCCAGTCCTGCAGCACCGAGTGCCAAGATGCATACATTTCAGAAGACATAGATGCAGGGAGATTCGGTTCTATCAGATTCTTCCATTTTTTGTAA